From the Flavimarina sp. Hel_I_48 genome, one window contains:
- a CDS encoding glycosyltransferase, translating into MDFTNKNILLIMHQASLGGAERQGLSLGKIFTEKYGCKVYLLLTFSEKTSAEFDDYASKCHIKETFFFGEPYIVLKREWSYKNLKRLVWSIKYLLRLRNGLKSYKIDLIFPYLNFPSKIAFYLYKLLPTAKFAFWHQLGLDTFKDDIFENYSAKNVPCIIANAPTGVDLFQKAHPKSKRPLYVLPQFLAIDYVIKPKAELSNAYGIPPDRVVIGMVAHYRLDKLHGLLLNVFGELLKENNAIQLVLLGNKRTNKVTEMKFQQLKDTISAKNINEHVCLLSEKPVEDVLNIIDIGVLVSEIEGTPNAVMEYMAYGLPVVATNHPGCKLLLQDSNFLIENQEEDLAEVLKMLIKSSELRKSEGEKNKELIKKRNPEAYLNQLSSIIDEFYE; encoded by the coding sequence ATGGATTTCACTAATAAGAATATCCTTTTGATCATGCATCAGGCCAGCCTGGGGGGCGCAGAGAGACAGGGCTTAAGTCTGGGCAAAATATTTACCGAAAAATATGGCTGTAAGGTATATTTACTGCTTACATTTTCTGAAAAAACTTCTGCAGAATTTGACGACTACGCTAGTAAATGCCATATTAAGGAAACCTTTTTTTTTGGAGAACCCTACATTGTTCTCAAGCGTGAATGGTCATACAAAAACCTAAAGCGCTTGGTTTGGTCTATTAAATATCTTTTAAGATTGAGAAATGGCTTAAAATCCTATAAAATTGATCTTATATTTCCTTATCTGAATTTTCCAAGTAAAATTGCTTTTTATCTCTATAAACTACTTCCTACTGCGAAGTTTGCTTTCTGGCATCAGTTGGGCCTTGATACATTTAAAGATGATATTTTTGAAAACTACTCGGCAAAAAATGTTCCCTGTATTATTGCTAATGCTCCTACCGGTGTAGATTTATTTCAGAAAGCTCACCCCAAAAGCAAAAGACCCTTGTATGTGCTTCCCCAGTTTCTTGCAATTGATTACGTGATAAAACCAAAAGCAGAATTAAGCAACGCGTACGGCATCCCGCCAGACCGTGTAGTTATAGGAATGGTTGCTCATTATCGCCTGGACAAATTGCATGGGTTGCTGTTAAATGTTTTTGGTGAACTGCTTAAGGAAAATAATGCGATTCAGTTGGTATTATTGGGAAATAAGCGAACAAATAAGGTCACAGAAATGAAATTCCAGCAATTGAAGGATACAATTTCAGCTAAGAACATTAATGAACATGTTTGTTTGCTTTCAGAAAAACCAGTCGAGGATGTGCTTAATATTATAGATATTGGTGTTTTAGTATCAGAGATAGAAGGTACTCCCAATGCAGTAATGGAATATATGGCCTATGGACTTCCAGTGGTAGCAACAAACCACCCCGGCTGCAAACTTTTGCTACAAGATTCCAATTTTTTGATTGAGAACCAAGAAGAAGACTTGGCAGAGGTTTTAAAAATGCTGATAAAATCTTCAGAATTACGAAAAAGCGAAGGTGAAAAAAATAAAGAATTGATTAAAAAAAGAAATCCAGAGGCTTACTTAAATCAATTGTCTTCAATAATTGATGAATTTTATGAATAA
- a CDS encoding glycosyltransferase family 2 protein, with the protein MQELVSIIIPTYNRAHLIGQTLDSVLAQTYKYWECIVVNDGSTDYTDELLEFYVKKDTRIRYYHRPLDRPKGANACRNFGFEVSKGQYINWFDSDDLMMQIKIEEQLKILKTNMSFSFCTCEYGLYDEDFKLIAKMGYKTSNLLEDYILGKAYFNLPTTVFRKTSLFDKPLNEAIYKAQEMEFFFRYLQQEGISYTLMDQELLKVRLHDQNITKSFYLGNKKAISSEMAVRLEGLQILKTMSTRKKINIALSNYMKFLKAILIQKEMYLYYYYLINLTKVLPLREYHKLLKLAIIGMIYGFTNKGLYRFRRDFDFRH; encoded by the coding sequence ATGCAGGAACTGGTGAGCATCATAATTCCCACTTATAATCGAGCGCATCTTATAGGACAGACGTTGGATTCTGTATTGGCACAGACGTATAAATATTGGGAATGTATTGTAGTGAATGATGGCTCTACCGATTATACGGATGAATTGCTGGAATTCTATGTTAAGAAGGATACCAGGATACGATATTATCATAGACCATTAGACCGTCCTAAAGGAGCAAATGCCTGCAGGAATTTTGGGTTTGAGGTTAGTAAAGGGCAATATATCAATTGGTTTGATAGTGATGATTTGATGATGCAGATCAAAATTGAGGAACAGTTGAAAATCCTGAAGACAAATATGTCATTTAGTTTCTGTACTTGCGAATATGGACTTTATGATGAAGATTTTAAATTAATTGCAAAAATGGGGTACAAAACTTCCAACCTACTGGAAGACTACATACTGGGAAAGGCTTATTTTAATCTGCCAACTACTGTTTTTAGAAAAACTTCTCTTTTTGATAAACCCCTTAATGAAGCTATTTATAAGGCTCAGGAAATGGAATTTTTTTTCCGTTACCTTCAACAGGAAGGAATAAGTTATACGTTAATGGATCAAGAACTTTTAAAGGTTCGTCTACACGATCAAAATATCACCAAAAGTTTTTACCTTGGCAATAAAAAGGCAATATCTTCAGAGATGGCAGTGAGACTTGAAGGATTACAAATTCTAAAAACAATGTCTACAAGGAAAAAAATAAATATAGCGTTATCTAATTATATGAAATTTTTAAAGGCTATACTAATACAAAAGGAGATGTACCTCTATTATTATTATCTGATTAACTTAACAAAAGTTTTACCTTTAAGGGAGTATCACAAGCTTTTAAAACTGGCGATCATAGGAATGATTTATGGCTTCACTAATAAAGGATTGTATCGATTTCGTCGTGATTTTGATTTTAGACATTAA
- a CDS encoding glycosyltransferase family 2 protein, which translates to MNNLISIILPVYNGEQYLKEAIESCLNQTYTNFELIIVDDCSTDATLEVAKKYSGKDHRVSIISNEVNKKLPASLNIGHHEAKGEYLTWTSDDNILKKNMLSSLLQCFKGAEHDLVFSNYDVIEANGKFRRTHHFGPVCSLPFGSCIGASFLYRRRVFFELGGYDERLHTIEDYDFWLRAALKYRFFHLEESLYKYRVHQKNLTSTIDNNKDFRDAFKQKHNIVHDKWLIQVNGSEETKNFLMMVKRFRKWDWKVLKIHYQEIINDLLAFQNLTNSNDKDSVLVFLDAVLRNNLIVNPADKSFLLWLLYKRPGIIFNSNYSKRNTLKILKSIF; encoded by the coding sequence ATGAATAATCTAATTTCTATTATTCTTCCAGTTTATAACGGTGAGCAGTACTTAAAGGAGGCGATAGAAAGTTGCCTAAACCAAACGTATACAAATTTTGAATTGATTATAGTGGACGATTGCTCTACAGATGCGACATTAGAAGTTGCTAAAAAATATAGTGGTAAAGATCATCGTGTGAGTATTATATCCAACGAGGTAAATAAAAAACTTCCTGCAAGCTTAAACATTGGTCATCATGAAGCAAAAGGGGAATATTTGACATGGACATCAGATGATAATATCCTAAAAAAAAACATGCTAAGCTCTTTGTTACAATGCTTTAAAGGAGCTGAGCATGATTTAGTGTTTTCAAATTACGATGTGATTGAGGCAAATGGCAAATTTAGAAGAACCCACCATTTTGGTCCAGTTTGCAGTTTGCCTTTTGGCAGTTGTATTGGAGCGAGTTTTCTTTACAGGCGTAGGGTTTTTTTTGAATTGGGAGGCTACGATGAACGTTTACATACAATTGAGGATTATGATTTTTGGCTTAGAGCAGCTTTAAAATATCGTTTTTTTCATTTGGAAGAATCTCTTTATAAGTACAGAGTACATCAAAAGAATTTAACTTCAACTATCGATAATAATAAAGATTTTCGAGATGCTTTTAAACAGAAACATAATATCGTTCACGATAAGTGGCTAATTCAAGTGAACGGGTCAGAAGAGACAAAAAACTTCCTTATGATGGTCAAAAGATTTAGAAAATGGGACTGGAAAGTTTTGAAAATACATTATCAGGAAATTATTAATGATCTTTTAGCTTTTCAAAATTTAACTAATAGTAATGATAAAGATTCTGTTTTAGTTTTTTTAGACGCTGTCTTAAGGAATAATCTTATTGTCAATCCTGCAGATAAAAGTTTTTTGTTGTGGCTCCTTTATAAAAGACCTGGAATAATATTTAATTCAAATTATAGCAAGAGAAATACTTTAAAGATTTTAAAGAGTATATTTTAA
- a CDS encoding cytidylyltransferase domain-containing protein, with protein sequence MKILGIIPARGGSKGVPGKNILSIDGKPLLSYAIECGKESKKITKLLVSTDSREIAKIAENYKAEVMLRPETLATDTSDVADTVGFILEEFKKNEEQFDIVVLLQPTAPLRTGRDVDQALELLEQNNTDAVISMVKVGDNHPARMYDISENKIHALHPELEKTRRQELPTYYMRNGCIYGIKTDAFFTERNLMPSKKSAYIMNEKWWVNVDTPTDIYILEHLMPLWKKENAIK encoded by the coding sequence ATGAAAATTCTGGGCATCATACCGGCACGTGGAGGGAGCAAGGGCGTTCCCGGTAAAAATATATTGAGCATAGATGGCAAACCTCTATTATCCTACGCCATTGAATGTGGTAAGGAAAGTAAAAAAATAACTAAACTTCTTGTCAGCACAGATTCCAGGGAAATCGCGAAAATAGCTGAAAATTACAAAGCAGAAGTCATGCTGCGTCCTGAAACATTGGCTACAGACACTTCTGATGTTGCAGACACGGTAGGTTTTATATTAGAGGAATTTAAAAAAAATGAAGAACAGTTTGACATAGTGGTACTGTTGCAGCCCACCGCACCGTTGCGTACAGGTCGTGATGTAGATCAAGCACTAGAACTTTTAGAGCAAAATAATACGGATGCTGTAATCAGCATGGTCAAGGTAGGGGATAATCACCCGGCAAGAATGTACGATATTTCAGAGAATAAAATACATGCACTGCATCCAGAACTGGAGAAAACACGCCGTCAGGAATTGCCTACGTATTATATGAGAAATGGCTGTATTTATGGCATTAAAACCGATGCTTTTTTTACTGAAAGAAACCTAATGCCCAGTAAAAAGTCTGCGTATATTATGAATGAAAAATGGTGGGTCAATGTAGACACACCTACAGATATTTATATTTTAGAACATTTAATGCCCTTATGGAAGAAAGAAAACGCTATAAAATAG
- the wecB gene encoding non-hydrolyzing UDP-N-acetylglucosamine 2-epimerase, with the protein MKILICFGTRPEAIKMAMLCKEFDKRQITYKLCVTAQHREMLDQVLGFFQLKPDYDLDLMQPDQSLNVLGSKILKEIDAILEREHWDLVLVHGDTLTSTMVALAAFYRQVKVGHVEAGLRTYTKKAPFPEEINRQLTGRIADFHFAPTKAAQENLLNEGVAKNNVLVTGNTVVDALNWTLENLKNTPNFPGLPALQKQLNPSKKLILITGHRRENFGEGLRDICSAVLQIAKKPNVEIVFALHMNPNAKDKIVEMLENQVNIQLINAVTYPVFVWLMNRASVIISDSGGIQEEAPSLQVPVVVTRNTTERQEGVDKGYTYLVGTDIEKIVGTVNQLLETSKEGRDFKNPYGDGTASEKIAAFIANLSL; encoded by the coding sequence TTGAAAATTCTTATCTGTTTCGGTACGCGCCCAGAAGCCATAAAAATGGCGATGCTCTGTAAGGAATTTGACAAAAGACAAATAACTTACAAACTTTGTGTGACCGCACAGCACCGGGAAATGTTAGATCAAGTGCTTGGCTTTTTTCAGCTAAAACCAGATTATGATCTTGACCTCATGCAACCTGATCAGAGCCTAAATGTATTGGGTTCTAAAATCCTGAAGGAAATCGATGCGATCTTAGAGCGGGAGCATTGGGATCTGGTTCTGGTTCACGGTGATACTTTAACGTCTACTATGGTGGCCCTGGCTGCTTTTTATAGGCAGGTAAAAGTGGGCCATGTGGAAGCCGGCTTGCGCACCTATACTAAAAAAGCTCCATTTCCAGAAGAAATCAACCGCCAACTTACCGGTAGGATTGCAGATTTTCATTTTGCGCCCACAAAAGCTGCTCAGGAAAATCTATTAAATGAAGGCGTTGCAAAAAATAACGTCCTTGTTACTGGAAACACTGTTGTGGACGCCTTAAACTGGACGCTGGAAAACTTAAAAAACACACCCAATTTCCCAGGGCTACCCGCGCTGCAAAAACAATTGAATCCTTCAAAAAAACTGATTTTAATCACGGGCCACCGCCGTGAAAATTTTGGCGAAGGCCTAAGGGATATTTGCAGTGCTGTGCTGCAAATTGCTAAAAAACCTAATGTTGAAATTGTATTTGCCCTGCACATGAACCCCAACGCAAAGGACAAGATTGTCGAAATGTTGGAAAACCAGGTCAATATTCAGCTAATTAACGCGGTAACATATCCTGTATTTGTCTGGCTTATGAACCGGGCAAGCGTCATCATTTCAGATTCTGGGGGTATTCAGGAAGAAGCACCTTCTTTACAAGTTCCCGTAGTGGTAACGAGAAATACGACAGAACGGCAAGAAGGCGTAGATAAAGGGTACACATATCTTGTGGGTACGGATATTGAAAAAATAGTGGGTACCGTCAACCAGCTTTTAGAAACTTCTAAAGAAGGCCGTGATTTTAAGAATCCGTACGGCGATGGTACGGCTTCAGAAAAAATTGCCGCATTTATAGCAAATCTTAGTCTTTGA
- a CDS encoding glycosyltransferase family 2 protein has product MISIIIPTYNRAHFIIETLQSIQNQTYKHFECFIVDDGSTDGTEDELQTFLNDDRFIYKKRPTEYKKGPSGCRNYGLSNASGDFIVFFDDDDIVHPRNLECCLKEMRSNSYDFCRYQREVFNNKFDYDFDKEITYTAFEIDKSKLPDLITNKLPFNNCAIMWSKKCFDKNRFKEQLEYAEEWELYSRILAEGKIGISIDKTLYYARKHPNSNTGEFYAGNTKRLNSKIEASKLIISNLNKKKLLSPQMIHFFTWESVRFKSKALYKHLIQQPSLSPVQKSKIWIQHTLGPATQFLMRFKKKLK; this is encoded by the coding sequence ATGATTTCCATAATTATACCAACCTATAACCGCGCTCATTTTATTATCGAAACACTTCAATCTATCCAAAATCAAACGTATAAACATTTTGAATGCTTTATTGTCGATGACGGAAGTACTGATGGTACAGAAGATGAACTACAAACTTTTTTAAATGATGACCGATTTATTTATAAAAAACGCCCTACGGAGTATAAAAAAGGACCTTCGGGTTGTAGAAATTATGGTTTGAGCAATGCCTCTGGCGATTTTATTGTTTTTTTTGATGATGATGATATTGTCCATCCCAGAAATCTGGAATGCTGCCTAAAGGAGATGCGCTCAAATTCCTACGATTTTTGTCGTTATCAACGCGAGGTTTTTAATAATAAATTTGATTATGATTTTGACAAAGAAATAACATACACTGCTTTTGAGATTGACAAAAGTAAATTACCTGATCTTATTACAAATAAACTTCCTTTCAATAATTGTGCGATTATGTGGAGTAAAAAATGTTTCGATAAGAACCGCTTCAAAGAACAGTTGGAATATGCTGAAGAATGGGAACTCTATTCACGTATTTTAGCAGAAGGAAAGATAGGGATTTCGATTGATAAAACTTTGTATTATGCTCGAAAACACCCTAATTCAAACACCGGGGAATTCTATGCAGGAAACACAAAACGCCTAAATTCAAAAATAGAAGCTTCAAAACTGATTATTTCCAATCTTAATAAAAAGAAATTATTAAGTCCTCAAATGATCCATTTTTTTACCTGGGAAAGTGTACGTTTTAAAAGTAAGGCATTGTATAAACATCTAATCCAGCAACCCTCGCTTTCCCCTGTGCAGAAATCAAAAATATGGATACAGCATACTTTAGGTCCAGCCACTCAATTTTTGATGCGATTCAAGAAGAAATTGAAATGA
- a CDS encoding glycosyltransferase family 1 protein: MSSTKKILVLAETINEESSSAGKANNAFIKALKKSGFSVKTYHFSHLLVTISEVETILISEKKIDLYYFLSRMQRVLQRFTGKNWSKPLENRFGFSFTFKNDVNSMVSALRKENPEDYGMVITLSKGASYRAHAAILKLHDWHKKWLAYLHDPYPFHWYPSPYDWVEAGHKQKELFFIEIAQKARWLGYPSLLLADWMGQFHDNFKEKAVILPHQVSERKNDTEKLPRYFKPENFTVLHAGNLLKQRDPFPLIEAWQLFLRQHPEAEGNAQLLFLGPATFHEPGLTEVCGNIPSIYKSDGYVDYATVSALEKNSSANIIMEAVSNISPFLPAKFPGLVKANRKIFHLGPKNSESRQLLGVNYPFIAEADDVEEIAEILGKLFIFWNEDPQNLKLGREDLEGYFSFESLGKKVKDLLIDTKS, from the coding sequence TTGAGTTCGACGAAAAAAATACTCGTTCTGGCTGAAACTATCAATGAAGAAAGCAGTAGTGCGGGCAAGGCAAACAATGCCTTTATTAAAGCCTTGAAAAAAAGTGGATTTAGCGTCAAAACATATCATTTTTCGCATCTTTTGGTCACTATTTCCGAAGTAGAAACCATTCTAATTTCAGAAAAAAAAATAGATCTTTATTATTTTTTAAGCCGCATGCAACGTGTTTTACAGCGTTTTACAGGTAAAAATTGGTCAAAACCGCTTGAAAATAGGTTCGGATTTTCATTTACTTTTAAAAATGATGTAAACAGTATGGTTTCCGCGCTGCGGAAGGAAAATCCAGAAGATTACGGTATGGTGATCACTTTAAGCAAGGGAGCCAGTTATAGGGCGCATGCAGCGATTTTAAAGTTGCACGATTGGCATAAGAAGTGGCTTGCTTATCTGCACGATCCCTATCCATTTCACTGGTACCCATCACCTTATGATTGGGTTGAGGCTGGACACAAACAAAAGGAACTTTTTTTTATTGAGATTGCCCAGAAAGCAAGGTGGCTTGGGTATCCTTCTCTTTTGCTTGCTGATTGGATGGGTCAATTTCATGATAATTTTAAGGAAAAAGCGGTGATTTTACCACATCAGGTTTCTGAACGGAAAAATGATACGGAGAAACTTCCAAGATATTTTAAGCCTGAGAATTTCACAGTTCTTCATGCCGGAAATCTTTTAAAACAGCGAGATCCCTTTCCGTTGATTGAAGCCTGGCAACTATTTTTAAGGCAGCACCCGGAAGCTGAGGGCAACGCCCAACTCCTATTCCTTGGTCCGGCTACATTTCATGAGCCGGGATTGACAGAAGTTTGCGGAAACATCCCATCCATATACAAAAGTGATGGTTACGTAGATTATGCAACCGTAAGCGCTTTGGAAAAGAATTCTTCCGCAAATATAATTATGGAAGCGGTGAGCAATATAAGTCCGTTTTTGCCCGCAAAATTTCCAGGATTAGTCAAAGCCAACCGGAAAATCTTTCATTTAGGACCAAAAAACAGCGAATCCAGGCAATTATTAGGTGTAAATTATCCATTTATTGCCGAAGCAGATGATGTTGAGGAAATTGCAGAAATACTAGGTAAGTTATTTATTTTTTGGAATGAAGATCCTCAGAATTTAAAGTTGGGCAGAGAGGATTTGGAAGGTTATTTTTCCTTCGAAAGTCTTGGGAAAAAGGTTAAAGATCTACTTATAGATACAAAAAGTTAA
- a CDS encoding N-acetylneuraminate synthase family protein, with amino-acid sequence MKKPFLIAEIAQAHNGSFKKALDYINALAKTGVDAIKFQTHIADAESSVHEPFRVRFSDDKTRFAYWKRMEFSLEQWQELKQACDEQDVEFMSSPFSNAAVDLLEKIGVKRYKIGSGEVNNFLLLKKISQTGKPIILSSGMSSYEELDKTVNFLHQQNVDFSILQCTTSYPTKPEHYGLNIIQELKARYGVKVGFSDHSAKIETCIAATALGAEILEFHAVLDRKNDGGPDALSSLEMEEITTLVEQVKTIYTAQQNKVDKRDNSHFTELKGIFEKSLSINKDLPARHLLQFEDLEAKKPKNYGIDAAQFERVIGKKLSNSMKKWDFLNENDLMHE; translated from the coding sequence ATGAAAAAACCTTTCCTCATTGCAGAAATTGCCCAGGCCCACAACGGAAGTTTCAAAAAAGCCCTTGATTATATTAATGCTCTTGCTAAAACAGGAGTTGATGCCATTAAATTCCAGACACATATCGCTGATGCGGAAAGCAGTGTTCATGAACCTTTTCGCGTTCGGTTTTCAGATGATAAAACACGATTTGCATACTGGAAGCGTATGGAATTTTCGCTGGAGCAATGGCAGGAACTCAAGCAGGCTTGCGACGAGCAGGACGTAGAATTTATGAGTTCGCCTTTTAGCAATGCTGCGGTAGATCTGCTTGAAAAAATTGGGGTAAAACGCTATAAAATTGGCTCTGGGGAGGTCAATAATTTCCTTTTATTAAAGAAAATCTCCCAGACCGGGAAACCCATCATTCTTTCTTCGGGCATGAGTTCCTATGAAGAATTAGATAAAACAGTAAATTTTCTGCATCAGCAAAATGTTGATTTTTCTATACTGCAGTGTACCACGAGTTATCCCACAAAACCCGAACACTATGGGTTAAACATTATTCAGGAATTAAAAGCGCGCTATGGGGTCAAAGTTGGTTTTTCTGATCATTCTGCAAAAATAGAGACCTGCATAGCCGCCACGGCCCTTGGCGCCGAAATACTGGAGTTTCATGCGGTTCTTGACCGGAAAAATGACGGGGGTCCAGATGCGTTGTCTTCTCTGGAAATGGAAGAAATCACCACACTTGTAGAACAGGTTAAAACGATTTATACTGCGCAACAAAACAAAGTAGATAAACGCGATAATTCGCATTTTACCGAATTAAAAGGTATTTTTGAGAAGTCCCTTTCCATAAATAAGGATTTGCCTGCGCGTCATCTACTTCAATTTGAAGATCTTGAAGCCAAGAAACCAAAAAATTATGGAATTGATGCCGCACAGTTTGAACGTGTAATTGGCAAAAAATTGTCAAACAGCATGAAAAAGTGGGATTTTTTGAATGAAAACGACCTGATGCATGAGTAA
- the neuC gene encoding UDP-N-acetylglucosamine 2-epimerase, translating to MSKRKICVVITARPSYSRIKTALTAIKEHPHLELQLVIAGSALLDRYGNAADFIIRDGFEINEKVFMVLEGENPTAMAKTTGLGVMELANVFYNLQPDAVITIADRFETIATSIAASYQNIPLVHIQGGEVTGSIDEKVRHANTKLADLHLVASEEARERVIRLGEDPEYVINTGCPSIDLAEQIKNENLSFDPVEKYGGVGAKISPKGNYIVVMQHPVTNEYAKAKEDVEKTLEVVDESGLPTFWFWPNVDSGADGTSKGIRTFRELQNPNNIRFFKNMEPLDFLRLLNNSAALIGNSSVGIRECGYLGVPVVNIGSRQHNRQRGHNVIDVPYEKEAIAAALHKAVQGGRKKRANHFGDGHAGVKIAEILATIPLRYHKTITY from the coding sequence ATGAGTAAACGAAAGATCTGTGTAGTAATTACCGCGCGCCCATCCTATAGTCGTATCAAAACGGCGTTGACGGCCATAAAAGAACATCCCCATCTAGAATTGCAGCTTGTTATTGCGGGCTCGGCCCTGCTGGATCGTTACGGTAATGCGGCAGACTTTATCATACGTGATGGCTTTGAGATCAATGAAAAGGTTTTTATGGTACTGGAGGGTGAAAATCCCACCGCTATGGCAAAAACCACCGGACTTGGAGTCATGGAACTTGCCAATGTGTTCTACAACCTTCAGCCCGATGCTGTTATTACCATAGCAGATCGTTTTGAAACCATTGCCACATCTATAGCAGCCTCCTATCAAAATATTCCTCTGGTACATATTCAGGGCGGCGAGGTTACGGGAAGTATTGATGAAAAAGTACGCCACGCAAACACCAAGTTGGCAGATTTGCATTTAGTTGCTTCTGAAGAGGCAAGGGAACGCGTCATACGATTGGGTGAAGATCCAGAATATGTCATAAATACGGGGTGTCCTTCCATAGATTTAGCGGAACAAATTAAAAACGAAAACTTATCTTTTGATCCGGTTGAAAAATATGGTGGCGTGGGAGCTAAAATTTCACCGAAAGGCAACTATATTGTTGTGATGCAACATCCTGTGACCAATGAATATGCAAAAGCAAAAGAGGATGTGGAAAAAACGCTCGAAGTGGTTGATGAAAGTGGTTTGCCCACATTTTGGTTCTGGCCAAATGTAGATTCTGGTGCAGATGGGACTTCTAAAGGTATACGTACTTTTCGGGAATTGCAAAACCCTAATAATATTCGTTTTTTCAAAAATATGGAACCTCTGGATTTTCTTCGTTTGCTTAATAATTCTGCCGCTCTTATTGGTAATTCGAGTGTAGGTATCCGTGAATGTGGTTATCTTGGCGTTCCCGTGGTAAATATAGGTAGCAGACAGCACAACAGGCAACGAGGACATAATGTAATAGATGTTCCCTATGAGAAAGAAGCGATTGCCGCGGCACTTCATAAAGCAGTGCAGGGCGGAAGAAAAAAGCGGGCAAATCATTTTGGCGATGGCCATGCCGGTGTCAAAATAGCTGAGATCCTGGCAACTATTCCATTGCGCTATCATAAAACAATCACGTATTGA
- a CDS encoding glycosyltransferase family 2 protein, with product MEISICIVSKNRKSALQKTLKKIVSVIDNAKHEVFVFLDGCTDGSNELQKQFLDFQWFESSESIGASPARRIIFAAARGKVILGFDDDAHPLQHDFINKTEQIFWQNPTVGILTFEEIKGIFPTDFAALKLHVPDQNYLCNSFVGCGFAIRRHVYEQTAGFPEWMDIYGEEGCVSIETIDNGYDILYTSEISVNHRVDRQERKMGGSNIFRFERQLCHMALYFLVFYPTELLPRKLGKLFWHNFRKYAFKNINFFVAYFKGLARLLFKFKKAYTFRKPVSKETVKKINRLPHPKYG from the coding sequence ATGGAAATCTCAATCTGTATCGTTTCCAAAAATCGAAAGTCAGCGTTGCAAAAAACTTTAAAAAAAATTGTATCTGTAATTGATAACGCAAAGCATGAAGTGTTTGTTTTTCTGGATGGCTGCACTGATGGATCCAATGAATTACAGAAACAATTCCTGGACTTTCAATGGTTTGAATCTTCAGAAAGCATTGGAGCTTCCCCTGCCAGGCGCATAATCTTTGCTGCAGCAAGGGGTAAAGTTATCTTAGGTTTTGATGATGATGCACACCCGTTACAGCATGATTTTATAAATAAAACGGAACAAATATTTTGGCAAAATCCCACAGTTGGTATTTTAACTTTTGAAGAGATTAAAGGTATTTTCCCCACTGATTTCGCTGCTTTGAAGCTGCATGTTCCTGATCAAAATTATCTTTGTAATTCATTTGTGGGTTGTGGTTTTGCCATAAGGCGTCACGTATATGAACAAACTGCCGGTTTTCCTGAATGGATGGACATTTATGGTGAAGAAGGTTGTGTTTCTATAGAAACTATAGATAATGGATACGATATTTTGTACACTTCTGAGATTTCGGTCAATCATCGCGTAGATCGCCAGGAGAGAAAAATGGGCGGGAGTAATATATTTAGGTTTGAACGCCAACTTTGCCATATGGCACTTTATTTTTTGGTTTTTTATCCAACGGAGTTGCTTCCGCGTAAATTAGGAAAACTCTTCTGGCACAATTTCAGAAAGTATGCATTTAAAAACATAAATTTTTTTGTTGCGTATTTTAAAGGATTGGCGCGTCTTCTTTTTAAATTCAAAAAAGCGTACACTTTCAGAAAACCAGTTTCTAAAGAGACTGTAAAAAAAATAAATAGATTGCCACATCCTAAGTATGGATGA